The region GTCTAAAATGGCTAATTTTGGTTCTAACATTGCCATTTGAAAGATTTCATTCCGTTTCTTTTCTCCACCAGAAAAACCTTCGTTTAAAGAACGTGATAAAAATTTACGGTCTATTTCTAACAATTCAGATTTTTCACGAATCATTTTCAGCATATCTTTGGCAGGCATGTCTTCTAAACCTTTGGCTTTACGAGTTTCGTTAATAGCAGTTTTTATAAAGTTGGTTACAGAAACTCCAGGAATTTCTACCGGATATTGAAAAGATAAAAACACACCGTTATGAGCTCTTTCTTCAGGAGCCAATTCACTAATATCTTCATCGTTTAATTCTATGATTCCGTTAGAAACTTCATACTCTTCCTTACCCGCAATGATGTTTGCCAAGGTACTTTTTCCTGCACCATTTGGTCCCATAATTGCATGAACCTCTCCTGCTTTCACCTCTAAATTTAATCCTTTTAAAATTGATTTTCCTTCAATAGAAGCGTGTAAATTGTTGATTTTTAACATGATATAAATATCTTATTTTTTATACTTTTTAATTTCTAAATATCTTTGGGGAACCTCAATAGCCTATCCTACAGAACCTTCTAAACTAATTTCTAGTAATTTTTGAGCCTCCACAGCAAATTCCATCGGCAGTTTATTAAGCACTTCTTTACTGAATCCGTTTACGATTAGCGCGATTGCTTTTTCAGTATCAATGCCTCGTTGATTGCAATAAAACAATTGCTCTTCACCAATTTTACTGGTAGTTGCTTCATGTTCTACTTGGGCTGTTTTATTTTTAACTTCGATATAAGGAAACGTGTGTGCACCACAAGCATTACCCATTAATAAAGAATCACACTGAGAAAAGTTACGGGCATTTTCTGCTCTTGCATTTATTTGTACTAAACCTCTGTAGGAATTTTGTGAATTTCCGGCAGAAATACCTTTAGAAATAATGGTCGATTTGGTGTTTTTCCCCAAATGAATCATTTTTGTTCCTGTATCTGCTTGTTGATGATTGTTGGTTACTGCAATCGAATAAAATTCACCGATAGAATTGTTTCCTTTTAAAACACAACTTGGGTATTTCCAAGTTACAGCAGAACCCGTTTCTACTTGCGTCCAAGAAATTTTTGCGTTGGTTTCACACAAACCTCTCTTGGTTACAAAATTGTAAACGCCTCCTTTACCTTCTTTGTTACCTGGATACCAGTTTTGTACTGTAGAATATTTAATTTCTGCATCGTCCATGGCAATGAGCTCCACAACCGCCGCATGCAATTGATTTTCATCTCTACTTGGCGCTGTACAGCCTTCTAAATAAGAAACATAACTACCTTTATCTGCAACCACAAGCGTTCTTTCAAACTGCCCTGTTCCGCCTTCATTAATTCTAAAATAGGTTGATAATTCCATTGGGCAACGAACACCTTTTGGAATGTAACAGAAAGATCCGTCAGAAAAAACTGCCGAGTTTAATGCTGCATAAAAGTTATCGCTTGTTGGTACAATTGTTCCTAAATATTTTCGAACTAATTCTGGGTGTTCTTGAATTGCTTCAGAAATTGGCATAAAAATAATTCCTTTTTCGCCCAAGGTTTTCTTAAATGTAGTGGCAACAGAAACAGAATCCATGACGATATCTACCGCCACATTGGCTAATTTCTTTTGTTCGTCTAAAGAAATTCCTAAACGTTTAAAAGTGTCTAACAATTCAGGGTCCACTTCATCTAAAGAGTTTAATTTTGGTTTCTTTTTTGGAGCAGAATAATAAGCAATGTCTTGAAATTTTGGCTTTTCATAATGCACATTTGCCCATTCTGGTTCTTCCATTTTTTCCCAAACTCTGTAAGCTTCCAAACGCCAGTTTGTCATCCATTCTGGCTCGTTTTTCTTTTTAGAAATTGCTCTCACAACATCTTCACTTAAACCTATTGGAAATGTATCACTTTCTATATCTGTATAAAAACCATAGGCATATTCTTTGGTTTTTAATTCTAATTCTAAATCGTCTTCGGTATACTTCATAGTTCAAAGTTTTGAATTTAAAGTTTAAAGTTGTGCTTATTAGCTTTTGTATTTGCTTCCTTTAAGTTCACTTTTCTTTAAATAATTTATAAATTCACCAATCATCTTGCTTAAAACCAATGATTGTTCTTTTAAGTTATTAAAATCTTTTTCATTAATATAATTCCTATTAAAAACTCTATATAATTGAGACCTTGTTTCTCCACAAGATGCTTTTGCGATTGATAAAAATTGAATAAACTCTTTGTTCCCATTTCTTTCAAATCCTTCTGCAATATTGTCCATGACTGAACCAGAAGAACCATCAATTTAATTATATAATCTGTAATCTTTTTTTAATCCTGTATTATTTGCGACCGTATTAATATCATTACAAAGAATTCTGGAAAGTTTCCAAATTTCTAAATCTTCAAATATTTTAACAGTAGCCATAACTTTAAATCTTAAACCTTAAATTTTAAACTTGTTTACAGAGAGAATGATTCCCCACATCCACAAGTTCTGTTGGCATTCGGGTTGTTAAAAACAAAACCTTTTCCGTTTAAACCACCTGAATATTCTAAGGTTGTGCCAATTAAATATAAAAAGCTTTTTTTATCAACAATAATTTTTACGTTATTTTCCTCAAAAAGCTTATCGTTTTCGGATTGTTTGTTATCGAAAGTTAAATCATAAGATAACCCCGAACACCCACCGCTTTTTACGCCCACTCTTACAAAATCGGTTGTAGCGTCAAAGCCATCATCAGTCATTAATTCTATGACTTTTTTCTTTGCTGTGTCTGAAACTTTTATCATATCTTTAAATAGATTAAATCTAAATTGTGGGCAAATATACGATATAAGTTGATAAATAAAGTTAAACTTTCATTAACAAAGCTAATAAACCTATTGGCTTTATTGATTATTCTTGAAGTGCAGAATTATTGATAAAATCGAAGTCTGAAAGCGACAATAAAAAGGCTTTTAAGTCTGCTTTTTCTTCATCAGAGAGTTGCACGCCACCTTCGTTTACTTTTTTCATTAAAGGGTCTATTGTTGATGAGGGTTGCAGCCCTTCTGAATAATGATTGATGACTTCTTCTAAAGTTGTAAACCTGCCATCATGCATATAAGGTGCTGTAAAAGCTAAATTTCTGATGGATGGTGATTTAAATTTTCCATGATCTGCAGGATCTCCGGTTACGGCGCCTAAACCTACATCAGAAAAACTGGAGTCTAAACCATTATTATGAAATTGGTTATCGGTCCATAAAGGATTGTTGTTACTGCCATGGCAATGAAAACAATCGCCTTTGGCTTCATCCATAAAAA is a window of Polaribacter litorisediminis DNA encoding:
- the sufC gene encoding Fe-S cluster assembly ATPase SufC codes for the protein MLKINNLHASIEGKSILKGLNLEVKAGEVHAIMGPNGAGKSTLANIIAGKEEYEVSNGIIELNDEDISELAPEERAHNGVFLSFQYPVEIPGVSVTNFIKTAINETRKAKGLEDMPAKDMLKMIREKSELLEIDRKFLSRSLNEGFSGGEKKRNEIFQMAMLEPKLAILDETDSGLDIDALRIVANGVNKLKSKDNAVIVITHYQRLLDYIVPDFVHVLHDGKIVKTGDASLALELEAKGYDWLKQELV
- the sufB gene encoding Fe-S cluster assembly protein SufB, translating into MKYTEDDLELELKTKEYAYGFYTDIESDTFPIGLSEDVVRAISKKKNEPEWMTNWRLEAYRVWEKMEEPEWANVHYEKPKFQDIAYYSAPKKKPKLNSLDEVDPELLDTFKRLGISLDEQKKLANVAVDIVMDSVSVATTFKKTLGEKGIIFMPISEAIQEHPELVRKYLGTIVPTSDNFYAALNSAVFSDGSFCYIPKGVRCPMELSTYFRINEGGTGQFERTLVVADKGSYVSYLEGCTAPSRDENQLHAAVVELIAMDDAEIKYSTVQNWYPGNKEGKGGVYNFVTKRGLCETNAKISWTQVETGSAVTWKYPSCVLKGNNSIGEFYSIAVTNNHQQADTGTKMIHLGKNTKSTIISKGISAGNSQNSYRGLVQINARAENARNFSQCDSLLMGNACGAHTFPYIEVKNKTAQVEHEATTSKIGEEQLFYCNQRGIDTEKAIALIVNGFSKEVLNKLPMEFAVEAQKLLEISLEGSVG
- a CDS encoding HesB/IscA family protein encodes the protein MIKVSDTAKKKVIELMTDDGFDATTDFVRVGVKSGGCSGLSYDLTFDNKQSENDKLFEENNVKIIVDKKSFLYLIGTTLEYSGGLNGKGFVFNNPNANRTCGCGESFSL